A region of Mammaliicoccus sp. Dog046 DNA encodes the following proteins:
- the moaD gene encoding molybdopterin converting factor subunit 1 — protein MKVLYFAHLKEILNIKEEQITLSKDLTVLDFKQYLNEQHPELKDETYQIAVNEEFVQDQSVVTNEDIIALIPPVSGG, from the coding sequence ATGAAAGTATTGTATTTTGCTCATTTAAAAGAAATATTAAACATAAAAGAGGAGCAAATCACTCTTAGTAAAGACCTCACTGTGTTAGACTTTAAGCAATATTTAAATGAACAACATCCTGAATTAAAGGATGAAACATATCAAATTGCTGTAAATGAAGAATTTGTGCAAGATCAAAGCGTTGTTACAAACGAAGATATCATTGCACTGATTCCACCAGTCAGTGGAGGTTAA
- the mobA gene encoding molybdenum cofactor guanylyltransferase MobA produces the protein MIAIILAGGKSSRFGSPKALATIDGEVFYQKIIQTLNQTNLFEKVVISTSEALKHSFEHEDVVVDLPEYKDNGPLAGIYSAMKSYESECYFVIACDTPLITEKAISHLYQFFISRVMEEQLDIAGYEADGKKMPTLAFYSHRVESDIKAALDKQALRMKEIYQNTPSQWLNVQVVDDTSNWYQNINYSEDLENLKH, from the coding sequence ATGATAGCAATAATTCTAGCTGGAGGAAAGTCCAGTAGATTTGGTTCACCAAAGGCATTAGCAACGATAGACGGGGAAGTATTTTATCAAAAAATTATTCAAACATTGAATCAAACAAACTTATTCGAGAAAGTAGTAATCAGTACAAGTGAAGCTTTAAAACATTCATTTGAACATGAAGACGTGGTTGTGGATTTACCGGAATATAAGGACAATGGTCCATTAGCTGGAATATACAGTGCCATGAAGTCTTATGAATCTGAATGTTACTTTGTCATTGCGTGTGATACGCCATTGATTACTGAAAAAGCAATTAGTCACTTATATCAATTCTTCATTTCTCGTGTAATGGAAGAACAGCTAGATATTGCCGGTTATGAAGCAGATGGTAAGAAAATGCCGACGTTAGCATTTTATAGTCATCGTGTTGAATCAGATATTAAAGCAGCTTTAGATAAACAAGCATTAAGAATGAAAGAAATATATCAGAATACACCTTCGCAGTGGTTAAATGTACAAGTAGTAGATGATACTAGCAATTGGTACCAAAATATCAATTACAGTGAAGACTTAGAAAATTTAAAGCATTAG
- the moaA gene encoding GTP 3',8-cyclase MoaA — MNQPIKDKLGRPIRDLRISVTDRCNFRCDYCMPKEIFGDDFAFLPKQALLSFEEIVRLSRLYSTLGVQKIRITGGEPLLRRDLHELIRELNGIEGINDIGLTTNGLLLKKHGQNLYDAGLRRINVSIDALDDALFKSINNRNISASQILEQIDYAVSIGLKVKVNVVIQKGINEQEIIPLVQYFKEKNIVVRFIEFMDVGNDNGWNFDKVVTKSEMLSLIENEFEIEPVDPSYFGEVATYYKHKDNGAQFGLITSVSASFCSSCTRARISSDGKFYGCLFAEKNGYDIKSEMRSGKTDEELLTTLKYLWNIRDDRYSDERTEDTVMRRKKNKINMNYIGG, encoded by the coding sequence ATGAATCAACCTATCAAAGATAAATTAGGAAGACCGATAAGAGATTTAAGAATATCTGTTACTGATCGTTGTAATTTTCGCTGTGATTATTGTATGCCAAAAGAAATATTTGGCGATGATTTTGCATTTTTACCTAAACAAGCATTGCTAAGTTTTGAAGAAATTGTACGTTTATCTCGACTATATAGTACTTTAGGCGTTCAAAAAATTAGAATTACAGGCGGAGAACCGTTGTTGAGACGAGACCTTCATGAGCTTATTCGTGAATTGAACGGTATCGAAGGGATAAATGATATTGGTTTAACGACGAATGGATTGTTATTGAAGAAGCATGGTCAAAATTTATATGACGCTGGATTAAGAAGAATTAATGTAAGTATAGATGCGTTAGATGATGCATTATTTAAATCCATTAATAATCGTAATATTTCAGCGTCGCAAATACTTGAACAAATTGATTATGCCGTAAGTATCGGACTTAAAGTCAAAGTAAATGTTGTTATACAAAAAGGCATTAACGAACAAGAAATTATTCCACTTGTTCAATATTTTAAAGAAAAGAACATCGTTGTAAGATTTATTGAATTCATGGATGTAGGTAATGATAACGGATGGAATTTTGATAAAGTAGTTACTAAATCAGAAATGTTATCTCTCATCGAAAATGAATTTGAAATAGAACCTGTTGATCCAAGTTATTTTGGAGAAGTAGCCACATACTATAAACATAAAGATAACGGTGCACAGTTTGGATTAATCACGAGTGTGTCAGCATCATTTTGTTCCTCTTGTACACGTGCAAGAATATCATCAGACGGTAAATTTTATGGATGCTTATTTGCAGAAAAGAATGGCTATGATATTAAATCGGAAATGAGAAGCGGGAAGACAGATGAAGAACTGTTGACTACTTTAAAATATTTATGGAACATCAGAGATGATAGATATTCAGATGAACGTACTGAAGATACAGTGATGAGACGTAAGAAAAATAAAATTAATATGAACTATATAGGTGGATAA
- a CDS encoding SDR family oxidoreductase encodes MNIFLTGATGFVGAELIQSLAKDAHKHFYILYRSEQKKTSLLNKLDPSVHTRLHFIHGDITHEQCGVDLDAHQIPQIDKFYHLAALVKFNFELADELYQINYVGTQHALALAEQLQTKHFLYVSTAYTVGEQEKANETLHLLDSPTNNPYEATKVKAEHIVAANTKMHTSIIRPAIIIGDSKTGEADSNFTLYGFMKALKVFKRRIERNKDQTVYRLFGDAKHTSNFVPVDYVVDVLTVACDYAENQTIYHATNSSPPTNDFIFETIKKHLVFDQLEVAPISDIYSISDDERVLNSFIDVFAPYFSKSIVFNDENTAHMMKKADKSTLQLSNETLDMIIGVYFKK; translated from the coding sequence ATGAATATCTTTTTAACTGGTGCGACGGGATTTGTAGGTGCTGAATTGATTCAATCACTTGCAAAAGATGCACACAAACATTTTTATATTTTATATCGTTCTGAACAAAAAAAGACATCCCTTTTAAATAAATTAGATCCAAGTGTTCATACTAGATTGCATTTTATACACGGCGATATTACGCACGAACAATGTGGTGTCGATTTAGATGCACATCAAATACCTCAAATAGATAAATTTTATCATCTTGCAGCTTTAGTTAAATTCAACTTTGAATTAGCAGATGAATTATATCAAATTAACTATGTCGGCACACAGCATGCATTGGCATTAGCCGAACAATTGCAAACAAAACATTTCTTATATGTTTCAACCGCTTATACGGTTGGAGAACAAGAAAAAGCAAACGAAACATTGCATCTACTTGATTCACCGACAAACAATCCATACGAAGCAACAAAAGTAAAAGCTGAACACATCGTAGCAGCAAATACAAAGATGCATACATCCATTATTAGACCTGCAATTATTATCGGTGATTCTAAAACAGGTGAAGCCGATTCGAATTTCACTTTATATGGATTTATGAAAGCATTGAAAGTATTTAAACGAAGAATTGAGAGAAATAAAGATCAAACCGTATATAGATTATTTGGAGATGCAAAGCATACATCTAATTTTGTACCTGTAGATTATGTTGTAGACGTTCTGACAGTTGCATGTGATTATGCAGAAAATCAAACAATCTATCATGCGACAAATTCATCGCCACCGACAAATGATTTTATATTTGAAACAATCAAGAAGCATCTTGTATTCGATCAATTAGAAGTCGCACCAATATCAGACATTTATTCTATATCTGATGATGAGCGCGTACTTAATAGTTTTATAGATGTATTTGCACCTTACTTTTCAAAATCAATCGTATTTAATGACGAGAATACAGCTCACATGATGAAAAAAGCTGATAAATCAACATTACAACTTTCTAATGAAACATTAGATATGATTATAGGTGTCTATTTTAAAAAGTAA